Proteins encoded by one window of Cloeon dipterum chromosome 4, ieCloDipt1.1, whole genome shotgun sequence:
- the Nurf-38 gene encoding inorganic pyrophosphatase, with translation MWPVLTLSFVYRTARVKAAFSTLSSKRISGSLISKTPNCPSRIFTSNMASQPFTAVERGAPNSFDYRIYFRDANGPISPMHDIPLYADEANKIYNMVVEVPRWTNAKMEISLKEVLNPIKQDIKKEKLRFVANCFPHKGYIWNYGALPQTWENPEVLDASTGCKGDNDPIDVMEIGQRIAKRGEVLQVKVVGCIGLIDEGETDWKLVAIDVNDPLAEQLKDIADVERLCPGLLKATVEWYRIYKIPDGKPENKFAFNGEAKNREFATHVIEDVHKFWQSLHSKEADAGGISLSNTTVESSTFKMDLVAAEKVINDSPPLGEPQPIDPIVDKSHYIRLK, from the exons ATGTGGCCGGTGCTGACGCTCTCTTTTGTCTACCGCACAGCAAGGGTCAAGGCAGCTTTTTCCACGCTTTCCTCCAAAAGAATTAGCGGCTCTTTAATTTCCAAGACACCCAATTGTCCCTCGAGAATATTCACTAGTAACATGGCCAGCCAGCCGTTCACAGCAGTCGAGCGAGGAGCGCCCAATTCATTCGACTACCGTATTTATTTCC GTGATGCAAATGGACCCATCTCGCCAATGCATGACATTCCCCTGTATGCTGATGAagccaataaaatttacaacatgGTCGTTGAAGTGCCCAGATGGACCAATGCAAAGATGGAA attaGCCTGAAGGAAGTTTTGAACCCCATCAAGCAGGACATCAAGAAggagaagctgagatttgtgGCCAACTGCTTCCCTCACAAGGGCTACATCTGGAACTACGGGGCACTCCCGCAGACCTGGGAGAACCCTGAGGTGCTGGACGCGTCAACCGGCTGCAAGGGCGACAACGACCCCATTGACGTGATGGAAATTGGTCAAAGG ATCGCCAAAAGGGGGGAGGTGCTGCAGGTCAAAGTGGTGGGCTGCATTGGGCTCATCGACGAGGGCGAAACTGACTGGAAACTTGTTGCCATTGATGTGAATGATCCCCTGGCTGAGCAGCTGAAag ATATTGCTGATGTTGAGAGGCTCTGCCCGGGCTTGCTGAAAGCCACTGTTGAATGGTACCGCATCTACAAGATCCCTGATGGCAAGccagaaaacaaatttgcctTCAACGGTGAGGCAAAGAACCGTGAATTCGCCACTCACGTCATTGAAGACGTCCACAAATTCTGGCAGTCACTGCATAGCAAGGAGGCGGACGCTGGCGGAATTTCGCT ctCAAACACTACCGTGGAAAGCAGCACATTCAAGATGGACCTGGTGGCTGCTGAAAAGGTTATCAACGACAGTCCACCCCTGGGAGAGCCTCAGCCCATTGATCCAATTG TTGACAAGAGTCATTACATCCGGCTGAAGTAA
- the LOC135942574 gene encoding sepiapterin reductase-like, with amino-acid sequence MEWNKKSFVIVSGASKGIGRTIAVEFSNKVAPGSKFVLLARSKSGLEETKSLCCPNVLVETLSVNLESPDEQTLKDFLSAAAANPEEYERAVVVHNAGSLGNLQRTAKDFDDLDEINKYFNLNVGSMILLNTLFLQAFPESDAYKRLVVNITSLCGIKPFQGFSMYCTGKATREMFLKVLALEEPTVTVLNYSPGPVLTDMADEILAGLQCHELRKPFEDLRSNGQYLTTEKTVEKLMQLLESGKFKSGDHVDVFDF; translated from the exons ATGGAGTGGAATAAGAAGAGTTTCGTCATTGTGTCTGGCGCCAGCAAGGGCATCGGCCGCACCATCGCAGTCGAGTTTTCCAACAAAGTGGCGCCTGGATCCAAATTTGTGCTGTTAGCCAGGTCAAAATCTGGTTTGGAGGAAACTAAAAGTCTGTGCTGCCCGAACGTGCTGGTCGAAACTCTCTCTGTGAATCTTGAGTCGCCTGATGAGCAAACTCTTAAGGACTTCCTCTCCGCAGCAGCCGCAAATCCTGAGGAGTATGAAAGAGCAGTCGTCGTACACAACGCCGGCTCTCTCGGAAACTTGCAGCGCACAGCCAAAGATTTTGACGACCTAGACGAAATCAATAAGTACTTCAATCTCAACGTCGGATCGATGATCCTGCTGAACACCTTGTTCCTACAAGCATTCCCTGAGTCTGACGCGTACAAGAGGCTAGTGGTCAACATCACATCGCTCTGCGGCATCAAGCCATTCCAGGGATTTTCCATGTACTGCACCGGAAAAGCGACCCgagaaatgtttttgaaa GTGCTTGCCCTGGAAGAGCCGACTGTTACTGTTCTCAACTATTCTCCAGGACCGGTGCTGACAGACATGGCTGACGAGATCCTTGCAGGCCTCCAATGCCATGAGCTGCGGAAGCCTTTCGAGGATTTGCGATCAAATGGCCAGTATTTGACAACTGAGAAAACGGTTGAAAAGTTGATGCAGCTTCTTGAAAGTGGCAAGTTCAAGTCCGGCGACCACGTTGATGTGTTTGACTTTTAA